The following are encoded in a window of Lactobacillus panisapium genomic DNA:
- the ftsH gene encoding ATP-dependent zinc metalloprotease FtsH, translating into MKNNRNRLFSNGLFYIVVFLLLLGGINWALGGTDNSGGSENISYSEFVKDLNDGKVKNFNVQPSNGVYTVSGSYKTAQGTKGQSKNSFDFFNGNSGSKVTRFSTTMLQNDSSVSNVQNLAEKSGTKMTTQGESQSGNWISTIVMLVPTILFIVMLWMMISQSSGGGRGGNGGIMNFGRSHVKPEDPKKNKVRFSDVAGEEEEKQELVEVVEFLKNPAKFTKLGAKIPSGVLLEGPPGTGKTLLARAVAGEANVPFFSISGSDFVEMFVGVGASRVRDLFTNAKKNAPSIIFIDEIDAIGRRRGSNASGGGNDEREQTLNQLLVEMDGFEGNEGVIVIAATNRSDVLDPALLRPGRFDRKVLVGTPDVRGREAILRVHAKNMPLADDVDLKEIARQTPGFVGADLANLLNEAALLAARRNGNEITASDLDEAEDRVIAGPAKRNSMISKKERQRVAFHEAGHSICGLVLSDSRTVRKVTIVPHGRTGGYNLMLPKDDQFLLTKKQLMEQIVGLMGGRAGEEVVVGDQSTGASNDFEQATQIAHSMVVNYGMTDSLGMVELEKEGETNPYGFKPYSEATSAKIDEAVKKILDEAHEQAVEIVKNNREKHHIIAEALLKYETLDEKQIMSLYTTGKMPEKTVEEYPSESKASTYEEAKAAAEKKENHKADGADSLPPSEQKQEQISEEEKSETPLEKNKEAEERNPENPEKLEFPEENGSEKADIAESEQNKDSNLSDDDHSDDHSQN; encoded by the coding sequence ATGAAAAATAACCGGAATCGGCTGTTTTCAAACGGCTTGTTCTATATTGTTGTTTTCCTGTTATTATTGGGGGGAATCAACTGGGCACTTGGTGGAACTGATAATTCCGGTGGTAGTGAAAACATTAGCTACTCGGAATTTGTGAAGGATTTAAATGACGGAAAAGTTAAAAACTTTAACGTTCAGCCTTCCAATGGTGTTTACACTGTATCAGGCAGTTACAAGACTGCTCAGGGTACCAAGGGACAGTCAAAAAATAGTTTTGACTTCTTCAATGGTAATTCTGGTTCTAAAGTAACGCGTTTTTCGACAACGATGTTGCAAAATGATTCAAGTGTTTCGAATGTTCAAAACTTAGCTGAAAAGAGTGGTACAAAGATGACCACTCAGGGCGAATCACAGTCTGGTAATTGGATTTCCACGATTGTGATGCTTGTGCCAACCATTTTGTTCATCGTGATGCTTTGGATGATGATTAGTCAAAGCAGTGGCGGTGGCCGTGGTGGTAACGGCGGCATCATGAATTTTGGTCGCTCACACGTTAAGCCAGAAGATCCGAAGAAAAATAAAGTTCGTTTCTCTGATGTTGCAGGTGAAGAAGAAGAAAAGCAAGAATTGGTTGAAGTGGTTGAGTTCCTTAAGAATCCAGCCAAATTTACCAAGCTTGGTGCTAAAATTCCGTCTGGTGTTTTGCTTGAGGGTCCTCCGGGTACTGGTAAGACCTTACTTGCGCGGGCAGTTGCTGGTGAAGCCAATGTACCATTTTTCTCAATTTCTGGTTCAGACTTTGTAGAAATGTTTGTCGGTGTTGGTGCCAGTCGTGTACGTGATTTATTTACCAATGCTAAGAAAAATGCACCAAGTATTATCTTTATCGATGAAATTGATGCAATCGGTCGTCGTCGTGGTAGCAATGCCAGCGGTGGTGGTAACGATGAACGTGAACAGACCTTAAACCAGTTGTTAGTTGAAATGGATGGTTTCGAGGGCAATGAAGGTGTAATTGTTATTGCCGCAACTAACCGGTCCGATGTATTGGATCCAGCTTTGCTTCGTCCTGGTCGTTTTGACCGGAAAGTCTTGGTTGGTACTCCGGATGTTCGCGGACGTGAAGCTATTTTACGGGTTCACGCTAAGAACATGCCGTTAGCTGACGACGTTGATTTAAAGGAAATTGCGCGCCAAACACCAGGTTTTGTTGGTGCCGATTTGGCCAACCTGTTGAATGAAGCTGCATTGCTTGCGGCTCGGCGCAATGGCAATGAAATTACTGCAAGTGATTTAGATGAAGCTGAAGATCGTGTCATTGCCGGCCCAGCTAAGCGTAATAGCATGATTTCTAAGAAAGAGCGTCAGCGAGTTGCCTTTCACGAAGCCGGTCACTCCATTTGTGGGCTGGTCTTAAGCGATTCACGGACAGTTCGTAAAGTTACTATCGTACCTCACGGACGGACTGGTGGTTACAACCTGATGTTGCCAAAAGACGATCAGTTCCTGTTGACTAAGAAACAATTAATGGAACAAATTGTTGGTTTAATGGGTGGTCGTGCAGGTGAAGAAGTTGTTGTTGGTGACCAATCAACTGGTGCCTCAAACGACTTCGAGCAGGCAACGCAAATTGCTCACAGCATGGTTGTTAATTATGGTATGACCGATTCTTTAGGAATGGTTGAGCTTGAAAAAGAGGGCGAAACTAATCCATACGGCTTTAAACCATATAGTGAAGCAACTTCTGCTAAGATTGATGAAGCAGTGAAGAAGATTCTTGACGAAGCTCATGAACAAGCGGTTGAAATTGTTAAGAATAATCGTGAAAAGCACCACATCATTGCGGAAGCTTTGCTGAAGTATGAAACTTTAGACGAAAAGCAGATTATGTCACTCTACACTACTGGAAAAATGCCTGAAAAGACGGTTGAAGAATATCCAAGTGAGTCTAAAGCGTCAACTTATGAAGAAGCAAAAGCTGCTGCTGAAAAGAAAGAAAATCATAAGGCAGATGGTGCAGATTCATTGCCACCAAGTGAGCAAAAACAAGAGCAAATTTCTGAAGAGGAAAAATCCGAAACTCCTTTAGAAAAGAATAAAGAAGCAGAAGAAAGAAATCCTGAGAATCCAGAAAAGCTTGAATTTCCTGAGGAAAATGGTTCAGAAAAAGCAGATATTGCTGAGTCTGAGCAAAACAAAGATTCTAATTTAAGTGATGACGATCACTCTGATGATCATTCACAAAATTAA
- the tilS gene encoding tRNA lysidine(34) synthetase TilS, with amino-acid sequence MLVDDFFKRHGLPLENKTLVVATSGGPDSMALLDMLEELQSQYHLAIIAAHLDHQLRADSAREGEVIAAYCRDKPIKVVNGVWPTVLHPQKGVEAAAREYRYHFLVQVMQENNADYLLTAHHCDDLLENILLKFIRSGNPSEMNSLQAVTKMKDRTLLRPFLSLEKETLLKYDQEKQIPYVIDETNNEDDVLRNRLRHHLVPLLKQENPQIGLNALRFTNQLNLVDSLVELEFSQLGQPENFLGIAYRVKTSHLASLSKKQQLFYWQYFIWQKFHIRVNEHLGEFNLITYQAYFYLYQNNLPPQEKLHHVSVGQKFDFNNRHCLIATRPCTSGKLVGRFYAPASAALVVGSLTPGTRLELISGQHVKSKKKFAAKGIPNVLRPYCLAVLADEVPVFVEKTYVKRNKRTELQQYYLYDNI; translated from the coding sequence ATGCTAGTTGATGATTTTTTTAAGCGTCATGGGTTGCCCCTTGAGAATAAGACGCTCGTAGTTGCTACTAGTGGCGGCCCCGATTCGATGGCACTGCTAGATATGCTGGAGGAACTTCAGTCGCAGTATCATTTAGCCATCATTGCGGCCCACTTGGATCACCAATTACGTGCTGATTCGGCTCGTGAAGGTGAAGTAATTGCAGCTTACTGCCGTGACAAGCCAATTAAGGTGGTTAATGGGGTGTGGCCGACTGTTTTACATCCCCAAAAAGGAGTTGAAGCTGCCGCCCGCGAATATCGGTACCACTTTTTAGTGCAAGTGATGCAAGAAAATAATGCCGATTATCTCTTGACTGCACATCATTGTGACGATCTTTTAGAAAATATTTTATTGAAGTTTATTCGTTCGGGAAATCCAAGTGAAATGAATAGCTTACAGGCCGTAACTAAAATGAAAGACAGGACGCTCTTGCGTCCGTTTTTGTCTTTAGAAAAAGAAACGCTGCTGAAATATGATCAGGAAAAGCAGATTCCGTATGTGATTGATGAGACCAACAATGAAGACGACGTTTTGCGTAATCGTCTGCGCCATCACCTTGTTCCATTATTAAAACAAGAAAATCCTCAAATTGGTCTGAATGCTCTGCGCTTTACTAACCAGCTTAATTTGGTAGATTCATTGGTTGAGTTAGAATTTAGCCAGCTCGGACAGCCAGAGAATTTTTTAGGAATTGCTTACCGCGTCAAAACTTCGCATCTTGCATCTTTATCTAAAAAGCAACAGCTTTTTTACTGGCAGTATTTTATTTGGCAAAAATTTCATATTCGCGTCAATGAGCACTTAGGCGAGTTTAACTTAATTACTTACCAAGCCTATTTTTATCTTTACCAAAATAATTTGCCACCGCAAGAAAAACTGCATCATGTTAGTGTGGGGCAAAAGTTCGATTTTAATAACCGCCACTGCTTAATTGCAACCAGGCCGTGTACTTCTGGCAAGCTAGTTGGACGGTTTTATGCTCCAGCTAGTGCAGCTCTAGTCGTTGGTTCATTAACTCCCGGCACGCGGCTGGAGTTAATATCAGGGCAGCACGTTAAAAGCAAGAAAAAATTTGCTGCTAAGGGAATCCCCAATGTTTTACGCCCATACTGCTTGGCAGTGTTAGCAGATGAGGTGCCCGTTTTTGTTGAAAAAACGTATGTTAAGCGAAATAAGCGAACTGAATTGCAGCAATATTATTTATATGACAATATTTAA
- a CDS encoding S1 RNA-binding domain-containing protein has protein sequence MKYQVGQRVTGKINNITDLGIFVSLPQNTSGLIHHNDFGDNWLHEKRHYQVGETIRVVVINNFKGKIGLSKTRINDPSLIDHTNEFSTTKKEDFLTVLAKTVADAEKEINKLQQELTDYAS, from the coding sequence ATGAAATACCAAGTAGGACAGCGCGTTACTGGTAAAATTAACAATATTACCGATTTAGGCATCTTCGTATCGCTACCGCAAAATACTTCAGGCCTTATTCACCATAATGATTTTGGCGATAACTGGCTGCATGAAAAGCGCCACTATCAGGTCGGAGAGACGATTAGGGTAGTCGTAATTAATAACTTCAAAGGTAAAATAGGGTTATCAAAAACGCGGATTAATGATCCTAGTTTAATTGACCATACTAATGAATTTTCAACCACCAAAAAAGAAGACTTCTTAACCGTTTTAGCTAAGACAGTTGCTGATGCCGAAAAGGAAATTAACAAATTACAGCAAGAATTGACCGATTATGCTAGTTGA
- a CDS encoding FtsB family cell division protein, producing the protein MMKGPRIYNSLSPEERVARLRKKQEKREKEVHRVRRNRIIAAFLVLFAFLGIQLAVTHAQTNRINEQVQTSKKSLKQINNQKKILLAKRDDLKDPDYVAKLVRFKFLYSKPNETVYNLPEDKDNN; encoded by the coding sequence ATTATGAAAGGACCACGTATTTACAATTCGCTTAGTCCAGAAGAGCGAGTTGCACGCTTGAGAAAAAAGCAGGAAAAACGGGAAAAAGAAGTACATCGTGTTCGACGCAACAGGATTATTGCGGCTTTTTTAGTTTTGTTTGCCTTTTTAGGCATTCAACTAGCAGTTACGCATGCGCAAACTAACCGCATTAATGAGCAAGTGCAAACGTCTAAGAAATCGTTAAAGCAGATTAATAATCAGAAAAAGATTTTATTGGCTAAACGCGATGACTTGAAGGATCCTGACTACGTGGCCAAACTTGTTCGCTTCAAGTTCTTGTATTCTAAGCCAAATGAAACAGTTTATAATTTACCTGAGGACAAAGATAACAATTAA
- a CDS encoding RNA-binding S4 domain-containing protein — translation MRIDKFLKVSRLVKRRPVAKEMADQGRIKVNDKVVKSSYDVKIGDVIEVGYGAKEVKAKVCDIKETTKKAEASELYELVD, via the coding sequence ATGAGAATAGATAAATTTTTAAAAGTTTCCCGTTTGGTCAAAAGACGTCCAGTAGCTAAGGAAATGGCCGATCAGGGTCGAATCAAAGTTAATGATAAGGTCGTTAAGTCGAGTTACGATGTCAAGATCGGTGATGTTATTGAAGTCGGCTATGGCGCTAAAGAAGTAAAAGCCAAGGTCTGTGACATTAAGGAAACAACCAAAAAAGCAGAAGCAAGTGAACTATATGAATTAGTTGATTAA